From one Sesamum indicum cultivar Zhongzhi No. 13 linkage group LG13, S_indicum_v1.0, whole genome shotgun sequence genomic stretch:
- the LOC105176459 gene encoding ras-related protein RABH1e → MAVVSPLAKYKLVFLGDQSVGKTSIITRFMYDKFDTTYQATIGIDFLSKTMYLEDRTVRLQLWDTAGQERFRSLIPSYIRDSSVAVIVYDVANRQSFLNTSKWIEEVRTERGSDVIIVLVGNKTDLVDKRQVSIEEGDGKAREFGVMFIETSAKAGFNIKPLFRKIAAALPGMETLSSTKQEDMVDVNLKPTSNAANAEQQGGGCAC, encoded by the exons ATGGCGGTGGTGTCACCATTAGCAAAGTACAAGCTGGTGTTTCTGGGCGATCAATCCGTCGGAAAAACCAGCATCATCACCCGTTTCATGTACGATAAGTTCGACACCACCTATCAG GCCACTATTGGCATTGACTTCTTGTCAAAAACTATGTACCTCGAGGATCGAACGGTTCGCTTGCAGCTGTG GGATACTGCTGGTCAAGAGAGATTCAGGAGTCTTATTCCAAGCTATATCAGAGATTCTTCTGTTGCAGTGATTGTCTATGATGTTGCCA ATCGGCAATCATTCTTGAACACTTCAAAGTGGATTGAGGAAGTAAGAACCGAACGAGGCAGTGATGTTATTATTGTTCTTGTAGGGAACAAAACTGATCTTGTTGATAAAAG GCAAGTTTCGATTGAAGAAGGAGATGGTAAGGCTCGTGAATTTGGTGTCATGTTCATAGAAACTAGCGCTAAAGCAGGTTTCAATATTAAG CCCCTATTCCGGAAAATAGCTGCTGCACTACCAGGAATGGAAACGCTTTCCTCCACAAAGCAGGAGGACATGGTCGATGTGAACTTGAAGCCGACATCAAATGCTGCCAATGCGGAGCAGCAAGGAGGAGGCTGCGCATGCTAG
- the LOC105176462 gene encoding CMP-sialic acid transporter 5 has protein sequence MAVRRREAPKAGGVNPNPNASTKVWLFSLLLTLQYGAQPLISKRCTSREVIVTSSVLACEVVKVISAIMLLAKDGSLRKTFKDWTLIGSLTASGLPAAIYALQNSLLQISYRNLDSLTFSMLNQTKLFFTALFTFIILRQRQSIQQIGALFLLIIAAILLSIGEGSSKASSSRNPDEILFYGIIPVLVASVLSGLASALCQWASQVKKHASYLMTVEMSIIGSLCLVASAYKSPDGSAIRQHGFFYGWTPLTWIPVILNAVGGILVGLVTSYAGGVRKGFVIVSALLVTALLQYIFDGKPPSPYCLVALPLVVTSISIYQKYPYRVRKKEL, from the exons ATGGCGGTCAGGAGGCGCGAAGCTCCGAAGGCCGGCGGGGTTAACCCGAATCCGAATGCTAGCACGAAGGTGTGGCTCTTTTCTTTGCTGCTGACGCTTCAGTACGGTGCTCAGCCTCTCATCTCCAAACGTTGTACCag TCGAGAAGTTATAGTGACTTCATCTGTTCTGGCATGTGAGGTGGTTAAG GTGATCTCTGCTATCATGCTTTTAGCGAAAGATGGAAGCTTGAGAAAGACATTCAAAGACTGGACTTTGATTGGCTCTTTAACTGCATCAGGACTTCCGGCTGCCATCTATGCGCTGCAGAATAGCTTGTTGCAGATCTCATATAGAAATCTTGATTCACTCACATTCTCAATGTTGAACCAGACGAAACTCTTTTTCACAGCATTGTTtacttttatcatattaaG GCAGAGGCAGTCAATTCAACAGATTGGGGCTTTGTTCTTGTTGATAATTGCTGCAATCCTTCTTAGCATTGGTGAAGGCTCAAGTAAAGCATCTAGTTCACGTAATCCAGATGAAATCTTATTCTATGGGATTATTCCGGTCCTGGTAGCTTCTGTACTTTCCGGTCTGGCCTCGGCTCTGTGTCAGTGGGCTTCTCAA GTCAAGAAACATGCATCTTACTTAATGACTGTGGAGATGTCTATAATTGGGAGCCTTTGCTTAGTGGCTAGCGCATACAAGTCTCCAGATGGTTCGGCTATCAGACAACATGGCTTCTTTTATGGGTGGACTCCTTTGACTTGG ATTCCTGTTATACTCAATGCTGTTGGTGGAATTCTTGTTGGTCTTGTGACAAGTTATGCTGGTGGTGTCCGAAAG GGATTTGTCATTGTTTCTGCCCTTCTGGTCACTGCCCTTCTTCAATACATTTTCGATGGAAAACCACCTTCACCGTACTGTCTTGTGGCTCTCCCGTTGGTTGTCACTAGCATATCGATCTACCAAAAGTACCCATACCGTGTCAGAAAGAAGGAATTATGA
- the LOC105176463 gene encoding asparagine synthetase [glutamine-hydrolyzing] 3 (The sequence of the model RefSeq protein was modified relative to this genomic sequence to represent the inferred CDS: added 96 bases not found in genome assembly), producing the protein MCGILAVLGIADNPQGKRPRIIELSRRLRHRGPDWSGLHHHNNCYLAHERLAIVDPASGDQPLYNEDKTIVVTVNGEIYNHKELRERLKSHEFRTGSDCEVIAHLYEEYGEEFVNMLDGMFSFVLLDTRDNSFIAARDAIGITPLYIGWGLDGSIWFASEMKAISDDCERFMSFLPGHLYSSKLGGLRRWYNPPWFAEQIPSAPYEPLVLRKAFEKAVVKRLMTDVPFGVLLSGGLDSSLVASVASRYLVYSEAAQWGSQLHTFCIGLKGSPDLKAAKEVADYLGTRHHEFHFTVQEGIDALAEVIYHIETYDVTTIRASTPMFLMSRKIRALGVKVVLSGEGSDEIFGGYLYFHKAPNKEEFHQETCRKIKALHLYDCLRANKSTSAWGVEARVPFLDKEFINVAMDIDPEWKMIRPDLGRIEKWILRNAFDDEQNPYLPKHILYRQKEQFSDGVGYSWIDGLKDHANKQVTDAMLANASFVYPENTPTTKEGYYYRTIFERFFPKNAARSTVPGGPSVACSTAKAVEWDAAWSKNLDPSGRAALGVHVAAYDEAKTPAINGPSKKE; encoded by the exons ATGTGTGGGATTCTCGCTGTGCTCGGCATCGCTGACAACCCGCAGGGGAAACGGCCCAGGATTATTGAACTCTCCAGGAG GCTGCGGCATAGAGGCCCTGATTGGAGCGGGTTGCACCATCATAACAATTGTTATCTTGCTCATGAACGCTTAGCTATTGTAGATCCTGCCTCAGGAGATCAGCCACTATACAATGAAGACAAAACAATTGTTGTCACT GTGAATGGGGAAATATATAACCATAAAGAACTAAGGGAGAGGCTAAAGTCTCATGAGTTCAGAACAGGAAGTGATTGTGAAGTTATCGCTCATCTG TATGAGGAATATGGAGAAGAGTTTGTGAATATGTTGGATGGAATGTTTTCATTTGTGCTTCTTGACACCCGTGATAATAGTTTCATTGCTGCCCGGGATGCCATTGGCATTACTCCCCTTTACATTGGCTGGGGTCTTGATG GAGGGCTCAGAAGATGGTACAACCCACCGTGGTTTGCAGAACAGATACCTTCAGCTCCTTATGAACCTCTTGTACTGCGAAAGGCTTTTGAGAAG GCTGTTGTGAAGAGACTTATGACAGATGTACCCTTTGGTGTACTTCTATCTGGTGGACTTGACTCCTCCCTTGTTGCCTCGGTGGCTTCCCGTTATTTGGTTTATTCAGAAGCTGCCCAGTGGGGGTCACAATTACACACCTTTTGTATTGGCTTAAAG GGTTCTCCTGATCTAAAAGCTGCCAAAGAAGTGGCAGACTACCTTGGTACTCGTCACCATGAGTTCCATTTTACAGTGCAG GAAGGAATAGATGCCTTAGCAGAGGTCATCTATCATATTGAGACATATGATGTGACTACTATCAGGGCCAGTACGCCTATGTTTCTTATGTCTAGAAAAATCAGAGCTCTGGGGGTTAAAGTGGTTCTTTCTGGTGAAGGCTCCGACGAAATTTTTGGTGgttatttgtattttcacAAGGCACCCAACAAAGAGGAGTTTCACCAGGAAACATGTAGAAAG ATCAAAGCTCTTCATCTGTATGACTGTTTGAGGGCTAATAAATCAACTTCTGCTTGGGGCGTTGAAGCTCGTGTGCCCTTCTTAGACAAGGAATTTATCAATGTTGCAATGGATATTGATCCAGAGTGGAAAATG ATAAGACCTGATCTTGGAAGAATTGAGAAGTGGATTCTACGCAATGCATTTGATGACGAGCAGAATCCATATTTGCCCAAG CACATTTTGTACAGACAGAAGGAGCAGTTCAGTGATGGAGTTGGATACAGTTGGATTGATGGCTTGAAAGATCACGCTAATAAACAG GTTACAGATGCAATGTTAGCCAATGCAAGTTTTGTTTACCCTGAGAATACTCCAACAACAAAAGAGGGGTACTACTATAGGACCATCTTTGAGCGATTCTTCCCTAAG AATGCTGCAAGATCAACTGTTCCAGGTGGTCCAAGTGTGGCTTGCAGCACAGCAAAGGCTGTCGAGTGGGATGCAGCGTGGTCCAAGAATCTTGACCCGTCTGGTCGAGCTGCCCTCGGTGTCCATGTTGCGGCATACGACGAGGCCAAGACACCTGCCATCAATGGTCCTTCCAAAAAGGAGTAA
- the LOC105176464 gene encoding annexin D7 — MATLKVPANVPPSEEDAEKLHKAFAGWGTDEEGIVGIFAHRNGAQRKLIREAYAAAYGEDLLKELEKELSGDFLRAILLWTLDPAERDAYLANEAIKKLTASNLVIMEIACTRSSYDLFKIRQAYHACYKKSLEEDVAYYTTGDFRKLLVPLVSAFRYEGDEVDMILAKSEAKILHEKISGKACADEELIRILTTRSKAQLNATFNQYNDHFGNAISKDLKADPKDEYLRFLRATIKCLTSPEKYYEKTLRLAITGLGTDEWALTRVVVTQAEVNLQRIKEEYHKRNSMTLVHAVAGDTSGDYEKFLLALVGKENEHA; from the exons ATGGCAACTCTGAAAGTCCCTGCAAATGTTCCCCCTTCGGAAGAGGATGCTGAGAAGCTCCACAAAGCTTTTGCGG GATGGGGCACAGACGAGGAAGGAATTGTCGGTATCTTTGCCCACAGGAATGGAGCACAGCGAAAGTTAATTCGCGAAGCATATGCTGCAGCTTATGGTGAGGATCTTCTGAAGGAGTTGGAGAAAGAACTTTCTGGTGATTTTCTG CGTGCCATACTTCTTTGGACGCTGGATCCAGCAGAGCGAGATGCTTATTTGGCTAATGAGGCTATAAAGAAGTTGACTGCTAGCAATTTGGTCATCATGGAGATTGCTTGCACCAGGTCATCGTACGATCTGTTCAAAATCAGACAGGCATACCATGCTTGTTACAAGAAATCACTTGAAGAAGATGTTGCATATTACACAACTGGTGACTTCCGAAAG CTGTTGGTTCCTCTTGTGAGTGCCTTCCGTTATGAAGGCGATGAGGTAGACATGATATTGGCGAAATCCGAGGCTAAGATACTTCATGAAAAGATATCCGGCAAAGCTTGTGCTGATGAAGAGCTTATCAGAATTTTAACCACCAGAAGCAAAGCACAGCTGAATGCAACTTTTAACCAGTATAACGATCACTTTGGAAATGCTATTTCTAAG GATTTGAAAGCTGACCCCAAGGATGAGTACCTCAGGTTCCTGAGAGCAACGATAAAGTGCTTGACCTCTCCGGAgaaatattatgagaaaacTCTCCGTTTGGCTATAACCGGGCTTGGCACAGACGAATGGGCTCTCACTCGAGTCGTTGTCACCCAAGCTGAGGTCAACTTGCAGAGGATCAAAGAAGAATACCATAAGCGAAACAGTATGACTCTGGTGCATGCGGTTGCCGGGGACACTTCTGGAGACTACGAGAAGTTCCTCCTTGCATTggttggaaaagaaaatgagcaTGCCTGA
- the LOC105176466 gene encoding uncharacterized protein LOC105176466, giving the protein MERATPVRKSHTSTSDLLTWSEAPPTGSSASANVSRSGARSNQPSGGVGKVLFGGQITDEEAESLNRRKPCSGYKLKEMTGSKIFTDSGEGDKSESGISDGNVYNRTSVRMVQQAANGISQISFSTEDKVSPKKPTTLPEVAKQRELSGTLESDSESRTKKQLSDAKSKELSGSDIFGPPPEIPRRSLAAARTQEIKENKDMGEPAPRTVRTSVKVSNPAGGQSNIFFGDEPEVKTTKKIHNQKVAELTGNNIFKGDAPPGSAEKPLSVAKLREMSGNDIFADGKVKSRDYFGGVRKPPGGESSIALV; this is encoded by the exons ATGGAGAGAGCAACACCTGTGCGGAAGTCTCACACTTCGACCTCAGATCTCCTAACGTGGTCGGAGGCTCCGCCGACCGGCTCCTCCGCCTCCGCTAATGTCTCTCGCTCCGGCGCTCGTTCCAACCAG CCATCGGGTGGAGTTGGTAAGGTGCTATTTGGAGGTCAGAtcactgatgaggaagctGAGAGCCTTAATAGAAG GAAACCTTGTTCGGGCTATAAATTAAAGGAGATGACTGGCAGCAAAATATTTACTGACAGTGGTGAAGGTGATAAATCAGAATCTGGAATTTCTGATGGTAATGTTTATAACCGGACATCAGTTCGTATGGTGCAG CAAGCTGCAAATGGGATAAGTCAGATTTCCTTTAGTACTGAAGATAAAGTATCTCCCAAGAAACCAACCACTCTCCCTGAGGTCGCAAAACAACGTGAACTGAGTGGAACATTAGAAAGTGACTCAGAGAGCAGAACTAAGAAGCAGCTTTCAGATGCTAAATCTAAGGAACTCAGTGGCAGTGACATCTTTGGTCCTCCACCTGAAATTCCTCGTCGATCATTGGCTGCTGCACGCACTCaggaaataaaagaaaacaaagatatGGGTGAACCTGCACCACGAACTGTACGCACTTCTGTCAAAGTATCTAAT ccTGCTGGAGGTcaaagtaatatattttttggtgaCGAACCTGAAGTCAAGacaaccaaaaaaattcacaACCAGAAGGTTGCGGAGCTGACAGGGAACAACATATTCAAGGGAGATGCTCCTCCTGGGTCTGCTGAGAAGCCATTGAGTGTGGCCAAGTTGAGAGAAATGAGTGGCAATGATATATTTGCAGATGGCAAGGTCAAATCCAGAGATTACTTTGGTGGTGTCCGAAAACCACCTGGTGGTGAGAGCAGCATTGCCTTGGTTTAG